In Pieris brassicae chromosome 8, ilPieBrab1.1, whole genome shotgun sequence, the DNA window GGGTCAACGTTAGACTTGGCGCCCTTTTGTGACTCAACGATACGACGGTACATTGCCTGTGGaccagaaataaaaataatacagaatataaatttttacgttCTGAATtattgtacataaataaataacaataatatggATGACAGGAGTCTGAGCTTATGAACCAGTAGCGTTCATTggcaaaaaaaaaagttatatactAGAAATATAACCgaactttattatacatagtaattatacttaattaataaatctatcTACAGTCTACTGCAAGGTCCTATGACAACAAAATTCTAGTTTGACGATTTTTTAAGACATTCCGTTGTCATATTTCCATGCTTACAAATAAATCagactaaaaaaaaactacactacaaaaaattattcatgTTTAATACCTTAATCTTTCACCAAGTACCAAATAACCAAATGAGGCTGTTTCAAAAAGCATGCaaagctaataaaaaatattaatttaagcaTGTTAGTGCCTTAACCTAAAAAATTACCCCATATTAATTTCGTGggcacattttaaaaaaacaatgtaccTCTGTAAAAGTACACATAAAAGAAATGTGCTAAAGCATAAAGGAATATAAAACAAGTGATCCGATTTCTCTCTATGAATCCAACCTTTCTCGCTCCTAGGACCCATAAAGAAACAGCCTCCTTTGCACTTAGAAGTACTTGTGATGCTGTTCTGTCCGTTGCGAATGCTGTATCCTGTAATGCACTACAGTTTAAAGCGGGTCCAGTTAATGCAACTACGGGTTGTTTATGAAAGACAACTCGGGTATGGTTAAAAAGCTTAAACTACATTGTCTCAAGATATTTCCCTAACCTTACGACAAGTTTGGTATTGGAAAGTGTAAGTAttcgtatatttataaagttttgtcAAAATGTTAAAGTTTAGCCATACTCTTTATGTTAAACATCTATAGTTATGTTGAACATCAACGATGAATACAATGCTTTAGTTCCTTATGAGAAATAAACATGCTAAAACCCAGAGCTTCAGATCAACATACCTATGAGATCCATACAAAAAGCAATGAatctcatatttttattggcaATCActgaaatgaaattataaatgaagaTGTTAGTTGAATGTGACGAAAGACTCACTGCAAATATAGCTGAAAGAATTAGAAAACTTACTCGGACGTTTTCGAGCTCAGTCTGCGTAATCTGTAGCTGCTCTAGGAGCTCTTCAACTGACACACGGCTCAACTGATTCTGAGACCCTTCACCATCAACTTCCTGAAATTGAAAAAAGATGTATCAGGAAAAGAAGGTGCATACTCGGCTTTCAGAatcaaaacaattgaatttgtatttcaTTTCCAGTTAGTGCATATTATTCaagttataaacaaaatataagatTCCGGTATGTAATCAGTGTTTGGCTAGGTGGACACAAAGCAGGtgatgttattattttcactCTATATTCTGCTTCcacaagaaattaaaaatatcatttatgttctaaaatattatactaatgTTTGCGAGACTATCcgtataatataaactaaacagGGATGATGCAAGCTTTTCTTCTTTGGTTCATTAATAGTCtaattatagaataataatggACACTTATCTAACCTTGTCAAACTGAAACTTAGCTGCTTCCATTCCCTTATTATACATTTGCAGGTACACGGCTCGTTGGCGATTCTCCTCATCCTGAAGCTGCCGGCTGGCTTCCTCCAACTGCTTTTCTAAAACATGGATCCTTTCCTTTGCCTGTTCATAATTTGGCAGCAATTCACAGTATCTTGTATTCACATCAGCCAACTTCTGCAAAAGGGCTTCTACCTTGTCATTATGAGCTTTCTTCATTTCCTGAGTTTCACCCACATGAGCCCTCATTACATCTTCTATTTTCTTATCATAGAATGAAATCAAACTACGCCTTTCTTCATCGCTGTCCAGTGATTCAGTCATACAAGATGCGTCATGCATTAACATATGAACAGATTCTTTAGAGTGCAATGAAGAGTTTGTTAAGTCATCAAAGTGTCCCGAGTCTGTAAAGGACCCCTGCATTTCATTCCGACATCTGGTTGGTGTACTGTGGTCTTTGAAGGGACTGTCCACGACATCATAAGATCTACATGTATCTTTAAATCTGACACTTTGCTCCTCAATACCCTCTTCATTTTCTCTTACAGTAACAATTTCACTTGAGTTTGATTTCTCATCTGGTGAAAACACCGAAGCTTTATAAAGCCGTAGTTCAACAACTTCTTTTGTTAGTTGAAATATTTCACTGTCCTTCTTATCCAAGTCCTGTTTGGCTTGGCTTAATAGGCTTTTTAGCCGTCGGATTTGCTTTTGTGCGCGTTGTGTTGGTGTAAGGTATTCCTCTCCAGCTAGGCCAGCATGTGATGAACAATGTAACACATAACGCATGGACCTACCACTGAATGTCGTACCATTAAATGGTGCATACCCGGCATCGATTGAGGCTGCCGTCGCTGCGCTACCATAACTATGCAACGAATCATCATCTGGCAAATCCTCTGGAGAGCCAGGGGGAGTATTAGCAGAATCGGTCATACTCAACTTTCTATCAAGACAGTCCTGCATTTTTAAACaggactttttgggtctgatcTGAGAATTTGCATGAAACGActgtaaaaagaaaacatttagaGGTTAGTCAagtatattttcaaatgtagAACAGTAAGTGAAGCAAAAAGCTGCAGCCAAAATAGGTAATTAGATATGTATGTCAATGAACCCTTTGCATCGGTCGACGGCTTGTTTGCGAGTTTGCGTAGGTGCATTTGCATTTCTTGGTGCCATATTGTAGCATgcaaaatgttgtttttactTACTTGACTTCTAGGACGATGGCTAGGCTCAGGTAATCTGGAGCCATCGCTTCGCTTTGAATTTCCGTTTTCCGTGATTACtggaatatattttctagCTAATAAAGGCGAGCGCTGCACCATTTTCTCACCGCGCAGCCGCAGTGAAGCGGTTCTTCGGAAATTACCGATGTTTCCCGCGCCAAAAACGTCGTCTTGGAACTCCGCGATTCTTCGAGTATTATTTCTgctcattatttattttaaatatttacattgacGAAGCGTTctgtaacaataaattaaaataccaaaatataaaaacatgaaTAAAACTTGTTATAAGAATCAAAATCACGTTTTGTCAATTTgaagtttcataaaaatccGCAAAATGCAAATACACTATGCAAAATTTTGACGGTGCCAcgaacaaaaaagaaattacgAAACAgagtaaagaaatattatgtaatagtaTCTGATACAGATTATTTATACTATCGATTCttcttacttattattttataaattattttgttacttaATACCTACCTACTACACATACCTTAAAAATGTTGCAAAAACTTTAGATTTATCTAATAATGAtctactttttacttttttgttgTAAACAACAATCAACAATCACTTATCGATTTGCGATAGCCGCCGATATCGTATTATCAATTTTCAATTGAATAACTAATATAGGCAATAGATGTCGCATTTTGGGAATCAGTAAACGATATAAACTATTTCAATTGTGTCTTtaacttgtttattttttaaattcttgacttattcaatttgttttaaaaaacatgaaagtattaaaaaaatatttctgaagTTAATAACAACTGTAGTTTTAATTCCTATGAAGAGTaacgaatttttaatttcttcattgtaatgtaaaataattttcttaaatgaatAATCCACACAGAAAAGTAAATTTCATAAAGTAATGACTCAATAATGTCCGTAACGAAACATTTCAAGGTTATTTCTTTGTTATTAACTCTGGTTATTAGGTTGTTTCATTTCTACAATGCTAAATTACAGAAACTTTAACTTACAAAGAATATGAAAATgtgaatattatgtaatatttttctttattatctaGTGGGCTTCATTTTTGAAAACTGTAACATgcacttaatatatattgtgtgTCGAAAAGGCCAGATTATGgtctttgtataaataaatgacattgtgattttattaagttacgGTATTAAAAATCGAAGCgactgagcagtgttggcgttGTGGTTTCAGATTGATTCATCCCCGagttcgtaggttcaatccccagctgtgcaccaatggactttctgtctatttgCGACTTTAATATTCGGtcgaacggcgaaggaaacttcgacggcgtgtgtcaggcacaggaggagGAGGAGACTCTGAGAAATGTGCACTTCTAGGGTAAACGTAAGACTATggcttttgtttgttttgtaacaACATCTAAATGATGTATGACTTGCTAAAGCCAATATATAGTtcttatatgttatataaatatgtattgcaCCGAGGTATAATCCATTCTCATAGTGAAAGTTGTTTggtacatgttttatttatgtttaaataaagaaaatgaaataataaccCAGTGGCGCGGGtagcatatttttttcctttagtAACCGTACAAAGTAAGTGTTATTTACGGACatggaaattataatttatacaattcaaCCGCATTACCGTTTTGTTTAGAGTCGAACACTCGAACGTTTAGTACTGCGCACAATAACGAAGCTGATTcagcattaaaaatattcatccGCGTTCCCGCCGAATTTGGCTGTGTCCTGGAAACGAGACACAGTTGTGGACCTGTTTCCAATACGCCTATGAAGTTTTTAGGTACATGGTACATTGCAACAGCGTACGATGGcgtgatatattttacttaaatttatgtttttaataggaattatcttctttaatTCTAAATATCTTTTGACAGCACAGACAGAAACTTGTACAATTGTCTGAGAGTGTTGTATAATAATCAATACTTCAGCTATACCAGCATTCTTGAAcgcaaaatgttatttcttcGTGAATAGTTGCCAGTTAAATGATACGATAACAATATCGATAGTATAATTTGTGTAGTATATCCCCTATGTAGACATTAGCTGAATTTGCGCAGGCATTGCCGAACAATGGCTAGTCGTATTAGTAATTTTACGTTAGTTTTGTACGGTTCGTTTGTTTCAACATTGGCGTTACAACTCGTTACACAATCGAGGCTTCTCACAGAATGAAGAATGCAATACAGAATACATGTTTTTGCCCGCATACAACGCTGTTATGCAATAGAACAATGGTTTAATTCAATTTCATCACCGCAAATCAATGTATTTTCGCACATTTCAGTGCGGTTTTGTATTCGACAAATTGGTTTTTTCGTAAGCGATTATTAATCATTTGTCAAACCTAGTTCaagaattttctttttctttgtttGGAGCTTAACAAAAGTCAGTCTCATCGGGTAGAATTCAGAGGCtttatataactattaaaatacgaaaaaattatgtactttTGAGTAAAGTTTTATGAACAAAATCGCTATTAAGAGCTTATAACAAAGAGCTAATTTGTTCTATGACAAGCATCTTTAAAAacttgttttgttataaaaaatataaatacaattttattagtattagatAGATAACCTAAAACTTACACATGATATACCTACTTCCTTCTAACACAAACGAGTCAGCTAAACCacaaactgaaatattatctAGTACTTTGAGGTTGAAACAAAGTAGGTTAAGCCTGAGGATAGATGCATCAAGGCTTATTGTATGCTTATTCAATACTAAAGtgttatttttgtgtatattactaataatttatgttatgggCTTTCACTAGTCGCGCAAGAATGCACCAATAACTTATTCTATtgcaatttatatttgttcatattggagaaattaatattgtttgtcttgaattataaacataatttaaattactccATCCTTCTGTGGAGCATTTCAACAACATGTGGAACTCGTTACACCAAGCTTTCAACGCCGTAATTCTGTAgcataagtttatttaaacaaatcatgataaaataaaataaaaaaaatcaatggcgctacaacctttttaaggtctgggcctcagattctgtatctgttttatgatcatttgtcaatctaataggcaagtaggtgatcagccttcctgacacacgccgtcgactttttgggtctaaggtcgtgcggtttcctcacgatgtttacttcaccgttcaagctaatgttaaatgcgcacatagatagacCACTGGTAaaaccggggatcgaacctacgatcccAGGAATGAGAGCCGCACGATGAAGCCACTAAAAAAGGCAATGTAACTTATACTTATAACTCACATTTCTAAGCTTTATTCCTCAACTCAAGCCCTCTACTTggttaatactatatttaccaATTATACTGGGtgggtaaataaaataaaaaataattaatctttaacAGATTTAGACACTTGTAGTgtgagtatttattatatataataatacataattacacTTCTGATACCCAAAAGCCCTCTGTAAGGACATTTACTTGcccataaaacaaatatcattaCACGGAAATAGATGCAATATCTGTGGCCCCAc includes these proteins:
- the LOC123713240 gene encoding protein quick-to-court isoform X1 translates to MSRNNTRRIAEFQDDVFGAGNIGNFRRTASLRLRGEKMVQRSPLLARKYIPVITENGNSKRSDGSRLPEPSHRPRSQSFHANSQIRPKKSCLKMQDCLDRKLSMTDSANTPPGSPEDLPDDDSLHSYGSAATAASIDAGYAPFNGTTFSGRSMRYVLHCSSHAGLAGEEYLTPTQRAQKQIRRLKSLLSQAKQDLDKKDSEIFQLTKEVVELRLYKASVFSPDEKSNSSEIVTVRENEEGIEEQSVRFKDTCRSYDVVDSPFKDHSTPTRCRNEMQGSFTDSGHFDDLTNSSLHSKESVHMLMHDASCMTESLDSDEERRSLISFYDKKIEDVMRAHVGETQEMKKAHNDKVEALLQKLADVNTRYCELLPNYEQAKERIHVLEKQLEEASRQLQDEENRQRAVYLQMYNKGMEAAKFQFDKEVDGEGSQNQLSRVSVEELLEQLQITQTELENVRDTAFATDRTASQVLLSAKEAVSLWVLGARKAMYRRIVESQKGAKSNVDPEVTLQFLKSAIYYFLTDPENHQGHLNAIENILGFTEAEKKNIRKARLT
- the LOC123713240 gene encoding protein quick-to-court isoform X2; protein product: MSRNNTRRIAEFQDDVFGAGNIGNFRRTASLRLRGEKMVQRSPLLARKYIPVITENGNSKRSDGSRLPEPSHRPRSQSFHANSQIRPKKSCLKMQDCLDRKLSMTDSANTPPGSPEDLPDDDSLHSYGSAATAASIDAGYAPFNGTTFSGRSMRYVLHCSSHAGLAGEEYLTPTQRAQKQIRRLKSLLSQAKQDLDKKDSEIFQLTKEVVELRLYKASVFSPDEKSNSSEIVTVRENEEGIEEQSVRFKDTCRSYDVVDSPFKDHSTPTRCRNEMQGSFTDSGHFDDLTNSSLHSKESVHMLMHDASCMTESLDSDEERRSLISFYDKKIEDVMRAHVGETQEMKKAHNDKVEALLQKLADVNTRYCELLPNYEQAKERIHVLEKQLEEASRQLQDEENRQRAVYLQMYNKGMEAAKFQFDKEVDGEGSQNQLSRVSVEELLEQLQITQTELENVRAMYRRIVESQKGAKSNVDPEVTLQFLKSAIYYFLTDPENHQGHLNAIENILGFTEAEKKNIRKARLT